A section of the Melopsittacus undulatus isolate bMelUnd1 chromosome 3, bMelUnd1.mat.Z, whole genome shotgun sequence genome encodes:
- the LOC115947197 gene encoding uncharacterized protein — protein sequence MPYINVAAALQICALLSALPAQYFISQWYGTDSAQRIQITERVIASWRSFTKPYLSLDAWADRLKLWLSKTRNWYYGRNYKKTISGDNEAEPPSYFAESTHVHSPKPEYIQFSVGQVIVHKKFGYSGVIIGWDVKANTPGEWLQQKYPPVKQDLKGTPHYRILINKANGFGKSTAYIPEEEITIIMGLEVHHPDMKVYFSGYDGSKYIMQPWLKKIYPHD from the exons ATGCCTTACATCAatgtggctgcagctctgcagatttGTGCACTGCTGTCTGCGCTGCCTGCACAATATTTCATATCCCAGTGGTATGGAACAGACTCTGCTCAGCGCATCCAAATAACAGAAAG GGTCATTGCCTCTTGGAGAAGCTTTACAAAACCTTACTTGAGTCTGGATGCGTGGGCAGATCGTTTAAAGCTGTGGCTATCAAAGACAAG gAATTGGTACTATGGAAGAAACTATAAGAAAACTATAAGTGGTGACAATGAAGCAGAACCCCCTTCTTATTTTGCAG AATCAACTCACGTTCACAGTCCAAAGCCTGAATATATTCAGTTCAGTGTGGGACAGGTAATAGTTCACAAGAAATTTGGCTACTCTGGAGTCATTATTGGATGGGATGTGAAAGCTAACACTCCAGGAGAATGGCTGCAACAGAAATATCCTCCAGTGAAACAG GATCTAAAAGGTACTCCTCACTATCGAATTCTAATTAACAAAGCAAATGGATTTGGCAAATCTACAGCTTACATTCCTGAGGAAGAGATAACAATTATTATGGGATTGGAG GTACACCACCCTGATATGAAAGTCTATTTCAGTGGATATGATGGATCAAAATACATCATGCAGCCCTGGTTGAAAAAGATCTATCCTCATGACTGA